Genomic segment of Caldanaerovirga acetigignens:
TCTTTGACCCTGCTCCTTTACCTCCAATCTATCTTCTTCCAACATGTTGTTCAGTATAGCAAGGCGAAAAGAGAATGGCAGAAGGTAGAGGCCGTCAAAGCTATTTATTTTTTCAGCACCAGTTTGTTCGAGCTGACTTCCAGCTGGCGGTTTTTTTACTCCAAGGCTTGCCTTAACTTCTTCCAATAATTCCATCCACAGTTCAAGGGGAGGTTCACAGCTATTTTTTTTAAGTTTTATAGCTATTTCTTTCAAAGCATCTACACCTTTGAAAAAAAGTGTAATTAGGTCACGTGTTACATCGATCTCATTTTTTCTTAATATTTCAAGAAGGTTTTCAAACTCGTGAGCTATCTTTTGAAAAGTCACCATGCCTGCTATACCAGAAGACCCTTTTAATGTATGGAAAGCCCGAAAGAGATCGTGAATAAGCTCTCTATCCTGGGGACGCTTCTCCAATTTTAAAAGCTTCTGTTCTATTTCCTCAAGAAGTTCCTGTGCTTCTTCCAGAAAAGAGACAAGTAGCGTCCTATCCACTTCCTCCACTGACCAGCCCACCTCCTGCTTTATTTGCGATAAACGAGGTGCCTGCCTATCCTCTCCGGCTTGAAAATTGTAAAAAATTTACCCACAAAATCAGCGTGACCGAAGAAAATATATCCACCTGGTACAAGGGCTTTATACAGGTTATTTAAGACTCTCTCCCTGCTTACATCATCAAAGTATATAAGCACATTGCGGCAAAATATGACCTCAAAAGGGGCAAGATTTTCAGGTATACCAGTCAAAAGGTTAGCCCAGGCAAAAGTAATCTTTTGCTTCAAAAAGGGCTTGACTTTATAAAACTCCCCGTCCTCTAAAAGGTAACAGTTCAAGTATTCCTTAGGTATTAAACGGGTTGACCGACTATCATACCTTCCTTCTTGGGCCTTTTCCAGGGCGAAAGTATCGATGTCTATACCCACAACCCACCAATCGA
This window contains:
- a CDS encoding CheR family methyltransferase, giving the protein MDHENFNKLTELIYRTAGLHYDLKKKYYLERRLKERMKALEIEEVEKYLRILQFDAIERQKFINALTVKETYFFREYEQLKFFAEEILPKILKERLAGSGKTIKVLSAGCATGEEAYTLGIILNEMLEGEDFDWWVVGIDIDTFALEKAQEGRYDSRSTRLIPKEYLNCYLLEDGEFYKVKPFLKQKITFAWANLLTGIPENLAPFEVIFCRNVLIYFDDVSRERVLNNLYKALVPGGYIFFGHADFVGKFFTIFKPERIGRHLVYRK